The bacterium genome contains a region encoding:
- a CDS encoding tetratricopeptide repeat protein — MSYNLFLLLNINHEPEPLLDFIGTHLERTGPTTFCIDHSPDTFFSAEYLREGSDSSLAIDIPFGSEETALREVFDFMTELQEYIQFQLLDPQLGGLVEPNETERIYAKWKDSNVQALENFSDGHHFLRSMEVREGKKTMIEAIRFREETWQNHCSVALAYGRIHDAENARKHFQRALELDPQNASILHALGVTYFNLQEYEKAKSVLQEALDADPDNEAARELIRDCESKDLKHD, encoded by the coding sequence ATGAGCTATAACCTGTTCTTATTGCTCAACATCAATCACGAACCCGAGCCGCTTTTGGATTTCATCGGGACACACCTGGAGCGGACGGGCCCTACAACTTTTTGCATCGATCATTCGCCGGACACTTTTTTCAGCGCTGAATATCTGCGTGAAGGCAGCGACAGCAGTCTTGCGATCGACATACCGTTCGGCTCAGAGGAAACTGCGTTGCGCGAAGTATTTGATTTTATGACAGAGCTTCAGGAGTACATCCAGTTTCAATTATTGGATCCGCAGTTGGGCGGACTCGTTGAGCCCAATGAGACGGAACGCATCTACGCAAAGTGGAAAGACTCGAATGTCCAGGCGCTGGAAAACTTCAGTGACGGTCACCACTTTCTTCGAAGTATGGAGGTGCGGGAGGGAAAGAAAACGATGATTGAGGCCATCCGTTTTCGGGAAGAGACGTGGCAGAATCATTGTTCGGTGGCGCTGGCTTACGGCAGAATTCACGACGCGGAGAACGCGCGCAAACATTTTCAGCGCGCCCTCGAGCTCGATCCGCAAAATGCAAGTATCCTCCATGCACTCGGTGTTACGTACTTCAATCTCCAGGAATACGAGAAAGCGAAATCCGTTTTGCAGGAAGCGCTGGATGCCGACCCCGACAATGAAGCGGCGAGAGAACTGATTCGTGATTGCGAGAGTAAAGATCTCAAACATGATTGA
- a CDS encoding BlaI/MecI/CopY family transcriptional regulator, with the protein MKRRQGTPFGLSRRERQILDSIYQRGQATAAEVMVALPDAPTYTTVRGLLRVLERKGHIRHIKEGRRFLYYPVRPRAETGRTMLKHVLGTFFNGSAVHALSSLLGDTRKLEKNELEILKELIDKARKRRRV; encoded by the coding sequence ATGAAGCGCAGGCAGGGGACTCCCTTCGGGTTAAGCCGCCGGGAGCGCCAGATTCTTGATTCGATTTATCAAAGAGGGCAAGCGACCGCTGCGGAGGTCATGGTAGCATTGCCGGACGCTCCTACATACACTACCGTTCGCGGTTTGCTTCGCGTGCTGGAGCGAAAAGGTCATATCCGGCACATCAAAGAAGGACGCCGATTTCTGTACTATCCGGTACGGCCTCGCGCAGAAACGGGGCGCACAATGCTGAAACATGTGTTGGGCACTTTTTTCAACGGGTCCGCTGTACATGCGCTTTCCTCGTTGTTAGGCGATACGCGAAAGCTTGAAAAGAATGAGTTGGAAATCCTGAAAGAACTGATTGATAAGGCACGAAAACGGAGGCGCGTCTGA